In a genomic window of Pseudomonas sp. TH06:
- a CDS encoding NUDIX hydrolase, producing MAEQRIRALALCVFHHHSKILVNEFRDPVSQQTCFRPLGGGIEFGETSAEAIVREVQEELGLSMTDLRLLGTLESLFIYNGKPGHEIVQVYDATFADSSVYTHAQMIGHESDGAAFTARWHDSSSFSEQAPLVPKGLHDLLKSVGLLA from the coding sequence ATGGCCGAACAACGGATCCGCGCCCTCGCACTTTGCGTTTTTCATCATCACAGCAAAATTCTGGTCAACGAATTTCGTGACCCGGTCAGCCAGCAAACCTGCTTTCGTCCACTCGGTGGCGGTATCGAATTCGGCGAGACCAGCGCCGAAGCAATCGTGCGCGAAGTGCAAGAGGAGTTGGGCCTGTCCATGACGGATTTGCGCCTGCTCGGCACACTCGAAAGCCTGTTCATCTATAACGGCAAACCCGGGCACGAGATCGTCCAGGTCTACGACGCGACGTTTGCCGACTCCAGCGTGTACACGCATGCGCAAATGATTGGACATGAAAGCGACGGTGCTGCCTTTACTGCGCGCTGGCATGACAGTTCAAGTTTCAGCGAGCAGGCGCCATTGGTGCCGAAGGGTTTGCACGATTTGCTCAAGAGCGTCGGGTTGCTGGCCTGA
- a CDS encoding nuclear transport factor 2 family protein: MTDLNLQPNVAESLKRWHEMIRTGDLNALPALLDANAVFRSPMAHTPYPGAPVVSMILNTVFGVFEDFKYHRELATADGLNVILEFSAKVGSKELKGIDMIRFDESGKIVEFEVMVRPLSGLQALGEEMGRRLGAYLAKTKA; this comes from the coding sequence ATGACTGATCTGAACCTGCAGCCCAACGTCGCCGAATCCCTGAAACGCTGGCACGAAATGATCCGTACCGGCGACTTGAACGCCCTGCCCGCGCTGCTGGATGCCAACGCCGTGTTCCGTTCGCCAATGGCACACACGCCGTACCCTGGCGCCCCGGTGGTTTCGATGATTCTCAACACGGTGTTCGGGGTGTTTGAAGATTTCAAATATCACCGTGAACTGGCGACTGCCGATGGCTTGAATGTGATTCTGGAGTTCAGTGCCAAGGTGGGTTCGAAGGAGCTCAAAGGCATCGACATGATTCGTTTCGACGAGAGCGGCAAGATTGTCGAATTCGAAGTGATGGTGCGTCCCCTCAGCGGACTGCAAGCCCTGGGCGAAGAGATGGGCCGGCGCCTCGGTGCCTATCTGGCGAAAACAAAAGCCTGA